Proteins from a single region of Cydia splendana chromosome 9, ilCydSple1.2, whole genome shotgun sequence:
- the LOC134793499 gene encoding protein transport protein Sec61 subunit alpha — translation MGIKFLEVIKPFCSILPEIAKPERKIQFREKVLWTAITLFIFLVCCQIPLFGIMSSDSADPFYWIRVILASNRGTLMELGISPIVTSGLIMQLLAGAKIIEVGDTPKDRALFNGAQKLFGMVITVGQAIVYVMTGMYGEPSEIGAGVCLLIIIQLFVAGLIVLLLDELLQKGYGLGSGISLFIATNICETIVWKAFSPATVNTGRGTEFEGAVIALFHLLATRPDKVRALREAFYRQNLPNLMNLLATVLVFAIVIYFQGFRVDLPIKSARYRGQYSSYPIKLFYTSNIPIILQSALVSNLYVISQMLAVKFSGNFLVNLLGVWADVGGGGPARAYPVGGLCYYFSPPESLAHIAHDPLHAVLYIIFMLGSCAFFSKTWIDVSGSSAKDVAKQLKEQQMVMRGHRDNSMIHELNRYIPTAAAFGGLCIGALSVLADFLGAIGSGTGILLAVTIIYQYFEIFVKEQAEMGGMSTLLF, via the exons ATGGGAA TCAAATTCCTCGAAGTCATAAAGCCGTTTTGCAGTATATTACCGGAAATCGCAAAACCGGAGAGAAAG ATCCAATTTCGGGAGAAAGTACTATGGACGGCAATTACACTGTTTATTTTCTTAGTATGCTGTCAG ATCCCCCTATTCGGCATCATGTCGTCAGATAGCGCGGATCCCTTCTACTGGATCCGTGTGATCCTGGCGTCCAACAGAGGCACCCTCATGGAACTCGGCATCTCTCCGATCGTCACGTCTGGTCTTATCATGCAGCTGCTTGCCGGTGCAAAGATCATTGAAGTTGGTGACACTCCAAAGGATAGAGCACTCTTCAACGGGGCCCAGAAAT TATTTGGCATGGTGATCACAGTGGGCCAAGCCATCGTGTATGTGATGACCGGCATGTACGGCGAGCCCAGCGAGATCGGCGCCGGCGTGTGTCTGCTCATCATCATCCAGCTGTTCGTCGCCGGTCTTATTGTGCTGCTTCTGGACGAGCTGCTGCAGAAAG GATATGGTCTCGGATCCGGTATTTCTCTGTTCATCGCCACCAACATCTGTGAAACCATTGTCTGGAAGGCCTTCTCACCTGCTACCGTCAACACTG GTCGCGGCACGGAGTTCGAGGGCGCCGTGATCGCGCTGTTCCACCTGCTGGCCACGCGCCCCGACAAGGTGCGCGCGCTGCGCGAGGCCTTCTACCGCCAGAACCTGCCCAACCTCATGAACCTGCTCGCCACCGTGCTCGTCTTCGCGATAGTCATATACTTCCAG GGCTTCCGTGTAGACCTACCGATCAAGTCTGCGCGCTACCGCGGCCAGTACTCCTCGTACCCGATCAAACTCTTCTACACCTCCAACATTCCTATCATTCTTCAGTCTGCGCTCGTCTCTAACCTCTACGTTATCTCTCAG ATGTTGGCCGTGAAGTTCAGCGGCAACTTCCTGGTGAACCTGCTGGGCGTGTGGGCGGACGTGGGCGGCGGCGGGCCGGCGCGGGCGTACCCGGTGGGCGGGCTGTGCTACTACTTCAGCCCGCCGGAGTCGCTGGCGCACATCGCGCACGACCCGCTGCACGCCGTGCTCTACATCATCTTCATGCTGGGCTCCTGCGCCTTCTTCTCCAAGACCTGGATCGACGTGTCCGGATCCTCGGCTAAGGAT GTCGCCAAGCAGCTGAAAGAACAGCAGATGGTGATGCGCGGCCACCGCGACAACTCCATGATCCACGAGCTGAACCGCTACATCCCGACGGCGGCGGCGTTCGGCGGGCTCTGCATCGGCGCGCTGTCCGTGCTCGCCGACTTCCTCGGCGCCATCGGCTCCGGCACCGGCATCCTGCTCGCCGTCACTATCATCTACCAGTACTTCGAGATCTTCGTCAAGGAGCAGGCCGAGATGGGCGGCATGAGCACGCTGCTCTTCTAA
- the LOC134793521 gene encoding pre-rRNA-processing protein TSR1 homolog, translated as MQQAHRSGTLKQSNKVHKSRHRSKRGIAAAVKGKVNAKEFVRRNRHILKKDERRHQALQLRRNKREEVLSKKRALGGTRNPPFLVCVVPLNAQLDVQSALAILRTCSEGAVVSQSENGILHIGLPNFKQRFSFICPETDNEFALLDTLKVADTVLYVSSALDEPVDEWGEKVLALSMAQGMPTPVVAAMDIEGVNPKKRTTEKQNVQKLISKWLPEEKIIQLDKSSDGLNVLRRIGNQKRNILHHREKRPYMLAESYEYVPDAVGESGTLRVTGYLKGMPLDVNGLVHVTGLGDFQMSRIDGHDDPHPLILGKENAKPDSMDAEVVKVSVLQVADPAKQESLDAENVPDPMDAEQTWPTEEEIAQANAETKTKKVKKVPKGWSSYQAAWIVESDAEGEGSADDSGSEEEDEDEEFMSCEESSSEKEEDADNDFESVTESEMGPTDDRYDATIDAAEEHELLQRLAAARQDAQFPDEVDTPQHIPARERFLRYRGLESFRSSPWDPKENLPSDFARIFQFENYDRTRRRVYKEKEDSLVNTYGIYATIHISNVRQDLWNSFHSANKNAPLSVFGLLPHEHKMSLMNVVLKRTGASDEPIKSKERLIFQVGYRRFIVNPIFSQHTNGSKHKYERFFQPGSTCVATFYAPIQFSPSSVLCFKEKRNTKLQLVASGVLLSCNPDRLIVKRIVLSGHPYKVNKRSAVIRFMFFNREDVIYFKPCKLRTKYGRTGHIKEPLGTHGHMKCVFDGQLKSQDTVLLHLYKRMFSKWNYEACIVTDKDTATDAMEG; from the exons atgcaGCAAGCGCATCGTTCGGGAACTCTGAAACAGAGCAACAAGGTTCATAAATCTCGCCATCGGTCTAAGCGTGGTATCGCCGCTGCCGTGAAAG gcaaaGTAAACGCAAAGGAATTTGTCCGCCGTAACCGTCATATTCTTAAAAAGGATGAGCGTCGTCACCAAGCTCTCCAGCTTCGTAGAAACAAGCGCGAAGAGGTGTTATCTAAAAAGCGCGCGTTAGGAGGCACCAGGAACCCGCCATTTTTGGTGTGTGTTGTTCCGTTAAATGCTCAACTCGACGTTCAGTCCGCACTTGCGATTTTGAGGACATGTTCTGAAGGAGCTGTGGTCTCACAGTCTGAAAATGGCATCCTGCATATTGG CTTGCCGAACTTTAAGCAACGCTTCTCCTTTATCTGTCCAGAAACTGACAATGAATTCGCTCTTCTTGACACTCTCAAAGTTGCAGACACTGTGTTATATGTCAGCTCGGCTCTAGATGAACCCGTTGATGAATGGGGTGAAAAAGTTCTAGCTCTATCCATGGCACAAGGAATGCCCACCCCTGTGGTAGCAGCCATGGATATTGAAGGAGTAAACCCTAAGAAACGCACCACAGAAAAGCAGAATGTGCAAAAACTAATATCCAAATGGCTGCCTGAAGAAAAAATTATTCAGTTGGATAAGAGTTCAGATGGTTTGAATGTGTTACGTAGGATTGGTAACCAGAAACGTAACATATTACATCACAGGGAGAAGAGACCGTACATGCTTGCTGAGTCTTACGAGTATGTGCCTGACGCAGTAGGTGAAAGTGGTACATTAAGAGTCACTGGGTATTTGAAAGGAATGCCATTGGATGTCAATGGTTTGGTTCATGTAACTGGGTTGGGCGACTTTCAAATGTCAAGAATAGATGGACACGATGATCCTCACCCTCTAATTTTGGGCAA AGAAAATGCCAAACCTGACTCAATGGATGCGGAGGTGGTGAAGGTATCTGTGTTGCAAGTGGCTGACCCAGCTAAACAGGAGAGCTTGGACGCGGAGAATGTGCCTGATCCAATGGATGCGGAGCAGACCTGGCCTACTGAGGAGGAGATAGCACAAGCTAATGCAGAA ACAAAGACAAAGAAGGTGAAAAAAGTTCCAAAAGGCTGGTCAAGCTACCAGGCGGCTTGGATCGTGGAGTCAGATGCGGAGGGCGAGGGCTCCGCCGATGACAGCGGGAGCGAG GAAGAAGATGAGGACGAAGAGTTCATGTCGTGTGAAGAGTCCAGCTCAGAGAAGGAAGAGGATGCAGATAACGATTTTGAATCTGTTACTGAATCTGAGATGGGACCTACTGACgacag ATACGACGCAACAATAGACGCCGCGGAAGAACACGAGCTGCTCCAACGACTGGCGGCCGCCCGACAGGACGCGCAGTTCCCTGATGAAGTCGACACGCCGCAACACATCCCGGCGCGGGAGCGCTTCCTGCGCTACCGCGGCCTCGAGTCCTTCAG ATCATCTCCGTGGGACCCTAAAGAGAACCTACCGTCGGACTTCGCGCGCATCTTTCAGTTCGAGAACTACGACCGCACGCGCCGCCGCGTCTATAAGGAGAAGGAGGATAGCCTCGTCAATACG TACGGAATCTACGCGACCATCCACATATCAAACGTCCGCCAAGACCTGTGGAACTCCTTCCACTCCGCCAACAAGAACGCCCCCCTCTCCGTGTTCGGTCTCCTCCCCCACGAGCACAAGATGTCGCTCATGAACGTGGTGCTGAAGCGCACGGGCGCCAGCGACGAGCCCATCAAGAGCAAGGAGCGGCTGATCTTCCAAGTGGGCTATAGGAGGTTCATCGTCAACCCGATATTCAGTCAGCACACGAATGGCAGTAAACATAAG TATGAAAGATTCTTCCAACCGGGCTCAACATGTGTCGCCACATTCTACGCACCCATACAGTTCAGTCCATCTTCAGTGCTTTGTTTCAAG GAAAAACGAAATACGAAGCTGCAACTAGTTGCTTCAGGAGTGCTGCTTTCTTGCAACCCTGATAGGCTGATTGTCAAGAGAATAGTACTCTCTGGACATCCATACAAG GTGAACAAAAGATCGGCGGTGATCAGGTTCATGTTCTTCAATAGAGAGGACGTGATATACTTCAAGCCCTGTAAGCTGCGCACGAAGTACGGACGTACTGGACACATCAAGGAACCTCTAG GTACCCACGGGCACATGAAATGCGTATTCGACGGCCAGCTCAAGTCCCAAGACACGGTGCTGCTTCACCTCTACAAGCGAATGTTCTCGAAATGGAACTACGAGGCTTGCATCGTCACAGATAAGGATACAGCGACTGATGCCATGGAGGGATAG